In a genomic window of Novosphingobium sp. KA1:
- a CDS encoding IS66 family transposase, producing the protein MRARLAVSERALEAERAAHDETREKLQTAQNSIKLTALQIEKFKVQLARLRRMKFGQSSERLTLQADQLELTLEDLEAEHAHAECVIEGHAPEDVPIKAAPRKPRRAPLPDHLPRDEVMHAAPDADGCSACGGTMGKLGEDVTEVLEYVPGRFRVVRHVRPKLSCNRCDTISQAPAPALPVPRGRAGPGLLAHVIVSKFADHLPLYRQSQIYAREGVEISRSTMADWLGQASWLLQPLVDRIADHVMASVKLHADDTPVPVLAPGTGKTATGRLWVYLRDNRRWSHLDKPAALFRYSPDRKGERPREHLKTFAGFLQADAYAGFERLYASDRQPAPITPVACWAHARRKLNDVYKADPNSVALQGLQMIGELYDVERQIVREPADFRRKARKLSKLKTLDFFAWADEVLARASVRSPLAEALRYAVKLKPQLLAYTDDGRLEIDNNPAENALRSIAVGRKNWMFAGADCGGERAAAMYSLLETAKLNSVNPQEWLADVLDRIGKGHPINRIDELLPWEWSTLQA; encoded by the coding sequence ATGCGCGCACGTCTGGCGGTTTCGGAGCGGGCGCTGGAAGCCGAACGGGCGGCCCATGACGAGACCCGCGAGAAGCTTCAGACTGCCCAGAACTCGATTAAGCTGACCGCGCTGCAGATCGAGAAGTTCAAGGTCCAGTTGGCCCGTCTGCGGCGCATGAAGTTCGGTCAGTCTTCGGAACGCCTTACCCTTCAGGCCGACCAGCTCGAACTGACGCTGGAGGATCTCGAGGCCGAGCATGCCCATGCAGAGTGTGTGATCGAGGGCCATGCGCCCGAAGATGTCCCAATCAAGGCTGCCCCTCGCAAGCCTCGCCGTGCTCCGCTGCCCGACCATCTCCCTCGCGACGAGGTTATGCACGCAGCGCCGGATGCCGACGGCTGTTCCGCCTGTGGGGGCACGATGGGCAAGCTCGGCGAGGACGTAACCGAAGTGCTGGAATATGTCCCCGGCCGCTTCCGCGTCGTCCGTCATGTCCGACCCAAGCTTTCCTGCAACCGCTGCGATACGATCAGTCAGGCACCGGCCCCGGCGCTTCCCGTGCCGCGCGGCCGTGCGGGTCCCGGCCTGCTGGCCCACGTCATCGTCTCCAAGTTTGCCGATCACTTGCCCCTTTATCGCCAGTCGCAGATATACGCTCGCGAGGGCGTGGAGATCAGCCGCTCGACGATGGCGGACTGGCTCGGCCAGGCAAGCTGGCTGCTGCAACCGCTCGTCGATCGGATCGCCGATCACGTCATGGCCAGCGTGAAGCTCCATGCCGACGACACACCCGTCCCGGTGCTGGCGCCGGGGACCGGCAAGACGGCGACCGGCAGACTATGGGTCTACCTTCGCGATAACCGACGATGGAGCCATCTGGATAAACCAGCGGCGCTGTTCCGCTACAGCCCCGATCGCAAGGGCGAGCGACCGCGCGAGCATCTCAAGACCTTTGCGGGCTTCCTGCAGGCGGATGCCTATGCCGGTTTCGAGCGCCTCTACGCGAGTGACCGCCAGCCCGCGCCGATCACGCCCGTTGCCTGCTGGGCCCATGCCCGGCGCAAGCTGAACGATGTCTACAAGGCGGACCCGAACTCGGTCGCGCTCCAGGGGCTGCAGATGATCGGCGAGCTTTACGACGTCGAGCGGCAGATCGTGCGCGAACCTGCCGATTTTCGTCGCAAGGCTCGGAAGCTTTCGAAGCTCAAGACGCTGGATTTCTTCGCGTGGGCCGACGAGGTGCTGGCCAGGGCATCTGTCCGATCGCCGCTTGCTGAGGCGCTGCGCTATGCGGTGAAGCTGAAGCCGCAATTGCTCGCCTACACCGACGACGGCAGGCTGGAGATCGACAACAACCCGGCGGAGAATGCCCTCAGGAGCATAGCCGTGGGCCGCAAAAACTGGATGTTTGCCGGCGCCGACTGCGGCGGTGAACGCGCTGCCGCGATGTATTCGCTGCTGGAGACCGCCAAGCTGAACAGCGTCAATCCTCAGGAATGGCTAGCTGACGTCCTTGATCGCATCGGCAAAGGCCATCCGATCAATCGGATCGATGAACTTCTGCCGTGGGAATGGTCTACCCTTCAAGCGTAA
- the tnpB gene encoding IS66 family insertion sequence element accessory protein TnpB (TnpB, as the term is used for proteins encoded by IS66 family insertion elements, is considered an accessory protein, since TnpC, encoded by a neighboring gene, is a DDE family transposase.) yields MISLAPGTKVYLASKPVSMRLGFDGLAALVRPLFAVEPYGGHVFLFRSKSGNYLKALHWDGTGLCLFAKRLERSRFVWPPLIEGGVVLTPAQFALLIEAMDWRRTVAPDPPRLPVQI; encoded by the coding sequence GTGATCTCGCTGGCACCCGGAACAAAGGTCTACTTGGCAAGCAAGCCGGTCAGCATGCGGCTTGGCTTCGATGGGCTGGCGGCACTGGTCCGGCCCCTATTCGCGGTCGAGCCCTACGGCGGGCATGTTTTCCTGTTCCGCAGCAAAAGCGGCAACTACCTGAAGGCGCTGCATTGGGATGGGACGGGGCTTTGCCTGTTCGCCAAGCGTTTGGAACGCAGCCGTTTCGTCTGGCCGCCGCTCATCGAGGGCGGTGTTGTGCTGACCCCGGCGCAGTTTGCGCTGCTGATCGAAGCGATGGATTGGCGGCGCACGGTGGCCCCCGATCCGCCCCGCCTGCCGGTGCAGATTTGA
- a CDS encoding transposase — MSRFLTLNVARHRKFSDAEKAAILAEADEGGISVRQVAERHEIAESLIYNWRSARRQAAAIASEALEFIPYGAITTTEPAAAPAVPEPQKAQRPVSSPMPSASEELIRPHPGARPGAIDIDLPSGVRLSVDSYVNEKALARVLRAFRDVS, encoded by the coding sequence TTGTCGCGCTTTCTCACCCTGAATGTCGCGCGACACAGGAAGTTTTCGGATGCCGAGAAGGCGGCGATTCTCGCCGAGGCAGATGAAGGCGGCATATCGGTCCGTCAGGTTGCTGAGCGCCATGAGATTGCCGAGAGCCTGATCTACAACTGGCGGTCGGCGCGCCGCCAGGCAGCGGCCATCGCCAGTGAGGCGCTCGAGTTCATTCCCTACGGCGCAATTACAACGACGGAGCCTGCGGCTGCGCCGGCGGTGCCGGAGCCCCAGAAGGCGCAGCGACCTGTCTCGTCACCGATGCCGTCAGCATCGGAAGAACTGATCCGCCCGCATCCCGGTGCCCGTCCCGGCGCGATAGACATAGACCTGCCCAGCGGCGTTCGCCTGTCGGTGGACAGCTACGTGAACGAGAAGGCGCTGGCCCGCGTGCTGCGTGCATTCCGGGACGTCTCGTGA
- the istA gene encoding IS21 family transposase, translating into MHWVFLGRRTWRVAGRHINDHQVRLFMTHRRNDPVALAAAKAGFSPATGYRVLQDARLPSQRQAPRGRRRPDPLSGIFEEVVVPMLEAAPGLRPVAIFEELRRRYPDTEFGSRRTLERRIRDWRALNGQDREVIFRQVHEPGRLGMSDFTCMNDLEVAIAGAPLDHLLYHFRLPCGGFEHGHVILGGESFVALAEGLQNALWSAGGAPRLHRTDSLSAAFRNLDADAKADLTKRYDALCAHYGMVPTRNNTGIAHENGAIESAHGHIKAAVKDALLLRGTTDFTDLAAYRRFIDEVVTARNRRHGPGIDAERKALQSLPNARTTDYEEVLVTVTSSGGFTLRKVFYTVPSRLIGHRLRVRLYDDRLDVFIGGTRLMTLQRGRAGVNGKHGHVVDYRHVIHSLRRKPMALRGLVYRDSLFPRAPYRLMFEHLLEAVGEKEACRIMVELLAMAHERACEAELSHILEEDLAIRRIPCLSALRARFSPDPATLPEVVVEMVSLSIYDGLIEQGEAA; encoded by the coding sequence ATGCATTGGGTTTTCTTGGGAAGGAGGACCTGGCGTGTGGCGGGCCGACACATCAACGATCATCAGGTGAGACTTTTCATGACCCACAGACGTAACGATCCCGTCGCCCTGGCAGCGGCAAAGGCCGGTTTCAGCCCGGCGACCGGCTATCGGGTGCTGCAGGATGCGCGCCTGCCTTCCCAGCGACAGGCGCCGCGCGGCCGACGGCGCCCTGATCCGCTATCGGGCATTTTCGAGGAGGTTGTCGTGCCGATGCTGGAGGCCGCTCCCGGTCTTCGTCCTGTCGCGATCTTCGAGGAACTGCGCCGCCGGTACCCGGATACCGAGTTCGGCTCACGACGAACCCTGGAGAGGCGTATTCGCGACTGGCGCGCTCTGAACGGCCAGGATCGGGAAGTCATCTTCAGGCAGGTTCATGAGCCGGGGCGGCTCGGCATGTCCGATTTTACGTGCATGAACGATCTGGAGGTCGCCATCGCCGGGGCACCCTTGGACCACTTGCTCTATCACTTCCGCCTGCCTTGCGGCGGCTTTGAACATGGACACGTCATTCTGGGCGGCGAGAGTTTCGTCGCCCTGGCCGAAGGGCTGCAGAATGCGCTCTGGTCTGCCGGCGGAGCGCCCAGGCTCCACCGTACCGACAGCTTGTCGGCCGCCTTCCGCAACCTGGACGCAGATGCGAAGGCCGACCTGACCAAGCGCTATGACGCCCTATGCGCCCATTATGGAATGGTGCCGACGCGCAACAACACAGGCATTGCCCACGAGAACGGTGCGATCGAGAGCGCCCACGGCCATATCAAGGCTGCAGTGAAGGACGCGCTGTTATTGCGCGGGACCACGGACTTCACCGACCTTGCCGCTTATCGCCGCTTCATCGACGAAGTCGTGACCGCAAGGAACCGGCGCCACGGTCCCGGCATCGATGCTGAGCGCAAGGCGCTGCAATCCCTCCCGAACGCACGGACTACCGATTACGAGGAAGTCCTCGTGACAGTGACGTCCTCGGGCGGCTTCACCCTGCGCAAGGTGTTCTACACGGTCCCCTCGCGCTTGATCGGACATCGCCTGCGAGTGCGCCTTTACGACGATCGTCTCGATGTCTTCATCGGCGGCACAAGGCTCATGACCCTGCAGCGCGGCCGCGCCGGTGTGAACGGTAAGCACGGCCACGTTGTCGATTATCGCCATGTCATTCATTCCCTGCGCCGCAAGCCGATGGCGCTACGGGGATTGGTCTATCGTGACAGCCTGTTCCCCCGCGCGCCCTACCGCCTCATGTTCGAGCACTTGCTGGAAGCTGTGGGCGAGAAAGAAGCCTGCCGGATCATGGTCGAGCTTCTGGCCATGGCCCACGAGCGCGCCTGCGAGGCGGAGCTCTCCCATATCCTGGAAGAGGACCTGGCAATCCGCAGGATCCCATGCCTGTCGGCACTTCGGGCCCGCTTTAGCCCCGATCCCGCCACTTTGCCTGAAGTCGTGGTCGAGATGGTCTCGCTCTCGATCTACGACGGGCTGATCGAACAGGGAGAAGCGGCATGA
- the istB gene encoding IS21-like element helper ATPase IstB: protein MSTAPMIDAQRLGLMLNELRLPTIKHIWGDFAAQADKEGWPASRFLAALAEHELAERDRRRIGRHLAEAHLPAGKTLDCFAFEAVPMISKAQVMALCAGDGWLDQGSNLILFGPPGGGKSHLAAAIGLALVENGWRALFTRTSDLVQRLQVARRELTLESAIAKLDKYHLLILDDFAYVSRDQAETSVLFELISARYERRSLLITANQPFGEWNRVFPDPAMTLAAVDRLVHHATIFEMNVESYRRRTAQARRSGAGRPAAYTTPKVLETIRDNQDENEILASDN from the coding sequence ATGAGCACGGCTCCCATGATCGACGCACAGCGCCTGGGCCTGATGCTCAATGAACTGCGCTTGCCAACCATCAAGCATATCTGGGGAGATTTTGCAGCCCAGGCGGACAAGGAAGGATGGCCCGCGAGCCGGTTCCTTGCAGCTCTCGCCGAACACGAACTCGCCGAACGCGATCGTCGCCGGATCGGGCGTCATCTGGCTGAAGCCCACCTGCCGGCGGGCAAGACGTTGGACTGCTTCGCCTTCGAGGCCGTGCCGATGATCTCCAAGGCACAGGTCATGGCCCTGTGCGCCGGCGATGGTTGGCTCGACCAGGGTTCCAATCTCATCCTGTTCGGTCCGCCAGGCGGCGGCAAAAGCCATCTGGCGGCGGCGATCGGCCTGGCATTGGTGGAAAATGGCTGGCGAGCACTGTTCACCCGCACCTCTGACCTCGTCCAACGTCTGCAGGTGGCTCGCCGCGAACTGACGCTGGAATCCGCAATCGCCAAGCTCGACAAGTATCATCTGCTCATTCTCGACGACTTCGCCTACGTCTCACGCGACCAAGCGGAAACCTCTGTCCTCTTCGAACTGATCAGTGCCCGATACGAGCGCAGATCCTTGCTCATCACCGCCAACCAGCCCTTCGGTGAATGGAACCGCGTCTTCCCGGACCCGGCAATGACGCTCGCTGCGGTCGACAGGCTCGTGCATCACGCCACGATCTTCGAGATGAACGTGGAAAGTTATCGCCGGCGCACGGCTCAGGCCCGCCGCTCCGGGGCTGGACGTCCTGCCGCCTACACCACTCCGAAAGTCCTCGAGACCATCCGCGACAATCAGGATGAGAACGAGATCCTTGCCAGCGACAATTAA
- a CDS encoding ThiF family adenylyltransferase has product MPNPAGFGELGFKKAVLQLEARLREALPAPFRRLSSHEIGATYRQRRFERGWRIDMLCSDGEARQIDLLVSPAFPLGYPRTALVDGPGQLVWPHVEHDGILCLLPIMAEVDADDPGSVAIHLIGRSARLIEDLLKGEIIERDFREEFLTYWFYARDAKFKITSIVDPGGPSRELRAWRDKDMVIVGESQEQLESWLSRRFGNPRGNKRFHTEPAGLLWLSSPPLPADYPHNGADLLALAKKESDEAYSLLIDLASKAQKDIIVLMGAEGRGGSGLIATMTTSGRKVSSRDGKIQEPLSKGFAPNRMPKEVATLRTYSAAPVVKAEVSRADPRWIHGRGKDARSMRLLQKTVTFVGCGSVGSSVAAKLVRAGVGNCHFVDPEDLDWPNLGRHELGADSIGKNKALELAAKFQRAFPHLAIEGHEVSAQALIDGYRELLESSDLVISATGSWSAEGALNRWHLVNGRKKPFLYGWTESYGAAGHAVLIGADGGCLRCGIGGTGVPHFLGCHWPEGSATIEEPACGNHFTPYGAVELGFVNDLISETALRALLEESTLSHHRIWLAPIQRIKDSGGAITEAMTQLAERENPGGQIWEREWCQSDCPSCSFAREYRSVA; this is encoded by the coding sequence ATGCCTAACCCGGCAGGCTTCGGCGAGCTTGGCTTCAAAAAGGCTGTCCTTCAGCTGGAAGCCCGGCTGCGCGAGGCCCTGCCCGCCCCCTTTCGGCGACTGTCTTCTCATGAAATAGGAGCAACATATCGTCAGCGCAGGTTCGAGCGTGGATGGCGCATCGATATGCTGTGTTCTGACGGAGAGGCGCGGCAAATCGACCTGCTAGTCTCTCCCGCCTTTCCCCTTGGATATCCTCGAACGGCACTTGTTGATGGCCCAGGCCAGTTGGTCTGGCCTCATGTCGAGCACGACGGAATATTATGCCTTTTGCCCATCATGGCGGAAGTAGACGCAGACGATCCCGGCTCAGTCGCCATCCATTTGATCGGACGATCGGCACGATTAATCGAGGACCTGTTGAAGGGGGAAATTATCGAGCGGGATTTCCGGGAGGAGTTCCTCACCTACTGGTTTTACGCACGCGACGCCAAGTTCAAGATCACAAGCATCGTCGATCCGGGCGGCCCATCCCGCGAACTTCGCGCCTGGCGCGATAAGGATATGGTGATTGTTGGCGAAAGCCAGGAACAACTGGAATCCTGGCTTTCCAGGCGTTTCGGGAACCCTCGGGGCAATAAGCGTTTCCATACCGAGCCCGCCGGTCTTCTCTGGCTTTCCAGCCCCCCGCTGCCGGCGGACTATCCCCATAACGGGGCCGATCTGCTGGCTTTAGCGAAGAAGGAAAGCGATGAGGCTTACAGTCTCCTCATCGATCTCGCTTCGAAAGCCCAAAAGGACATCATCGTGTTGATGGGAGCCGAGGGCCGGGGCGGTTCCGGACTCATCGCTACCATGACGACGTCTGGCCGGAAGGTCTCCTCTCGTGATGGCAAGATTCAGGAGCCGTTGAGCAAAGGGTTCGCGCCCAATCGGATGCCGAAGGAGGTCGCCACGCTGAGAACCTATTCCGCTGCTCCGGTTGTCAAGGCCGAGGTTTCCCGCGCTGATCCGCGTTGGATTCATGGGCGAGGTAAGGATGCGCGCTCGATGCGCCTCCTTCAGAAGACGGTCACCTTTGTTGGATGCGGATCGGTTGGCTCATCGGTGGCCGCCAAGCTTGTTCGCGCGGGCGTCGGCAATTGCCACTTTGTCGATCCAGAGGATCTGGACTGGCCCAATCTTGGCCGTCACGAACTTGGTGCTGATTCTATCGGCAAGAACAAAGCATTGGAACTGGCAGCAAAATTTCAGCGGGCGTTCCCGCATCTTGCGATTGAAGGCCATGAGGTGAGCGCGCAGGCGCTTATCGACGGCTATAGGGAGCTTCTGGAGAGCAGCGACTTGGTCATCTCGGCAACGGGGAGTTGGTCGGCAGAGGGTGCGCTGAACCGGTGGCATCTCGTCAACGGCCGTAAAAAGCCATTCCTCTACGGCTGGACTGAAAGTTACGGCGCGGCAGGACATGCTGTACTGATTGGAGCCGATGGTGGATGCCTTCGATGCGGTATTGGTGGTACAGGCGTTCCGCATTTCCTGGGCTGCCACTGGCCCGAAGGATCAGCTACAATTGAAGAGCCCGCATGTGGAAATCACTTCACCCCCTATGGTGCAGTTGAACTGGGGTTCGTGAACGATCTGATTTCTGAGACCGCGCTGCGGGCGCTGCTTGAAGAGAGTACACTGTCTCATCACCGGATTTGGCTGGCCCCAATCCAGCGAATTAAAGACAGTGGCGGTGCGATCACCGAAGCCATGACTCAGTTAGCAGAGCGCGAGAATCCTGGCGGCCAAATCTGGGAGCGCGAATGGTGTCAAAGCGACTGCCCTTCATGTTCGTTTGCGCGCGAATATCGTTCAGTAGCATGA
- a CDS encoding cyclic GMP-AMP synthase DncV-like nucleotidyltransferase — protein MYDCDKDVCAYHKDEVTLPKTDQDSMRSRRDANRKRLRDGLSKANDPAPSEFVKQGSYAMKTMLRDAANDYDIDDGVYFWKEDLVGDRGAEKTSIQARWMVRDAIDDGSFKTAPEVRSNCVRVFYEKGYHVDVPVYRKSEDDDGNMVHELASSSGWKRSDARDVTHWFDDERSNSTNGTQLRRLVRLIKKYAKSRSSWKGGILSGFGITVLVTECQRIDSREDQALYDTMKAIRDRLNWNLVVKHPVTPNDTITSGDNDAKARMLRDKLTQALDWLAPLFEWDCTREKALGCWDKVFNTTYFSERGEEEARAAASYAAPIATSAALIGLESRTSASVLTSGGGRHA, from the coding sequence ATGTACGACTGTGACAAAGACGTTTGCGCCTACCATAAGGATGAGGTCACGCTTCCCAAGACCGATCAGGATTCCATGCGCAGCCGCCGCGATGCAAATCGCAAGCGACTGCGCGACGGGTTGAGCAAGGCCAACGACCCGGCACCCAGCGAATTCGTCAAGCAGGGTTCCTATGCCATGAAGACGATGCTTCGAGACGCCGCGAATGACTATGACATCGACGATGGGGTCTACTTCTGGAAGGAAGACCTCGTCGGGGACCGGGGCGCGGAAAAGACGTCCATCCAGGCGCGGTGGATGGTACGGGATGCAATCGACGACGGAAGCTTCAAAACAGCGCCGGAAGTTCGGAGCAATTGTGTTCGAGTCTTCTATGAGAAGGGCTACCATGTCGACGTCCCGGTATACCGTAAGTCTGAAGACGACGATGGCAACATGGTCCATGAACTGGCATCGTCTAGCGGATGGAAACGTTCGGATGCGCGTGACGTAACGCACTGGTTCGACGATGAGCGCAGCAACAGCACAAATGGCACCCAGTTGCGCCGGCTGGTTCGCCTGATCAAGAAATACGCCAAGAGCCGGTCGAGTTGGAAAGGCGGCATCTTGTCCGGCTTCGGTATCACTGTTCTTGTTACCGAATGCCAGCGTATCGACAGCCGGGAGGATCAAGCTCTTTACGACACGATGAAAGCCATCCGGGATCGCCTGAACTGGAATCTGGTCGTGAAACATCCGGTCACGCCGAATGACACGATCACCAGTGGCGACAACGATGCCAAGGCACGGATGCTGCGTGACAAGCTGACCCAAGCGTTGGACTGGCTGGCCCCATTGTTTGAATGGGATTGCACGCGGGAAAAGGCACTGGGATGCTGGGACAAAGTCTTCAACACGACTTATTTCAGCGAGCGTGGTGAGGAAGAAGCCCGCGCGGCAGCATCCTATGCCGCACCGATCGCAACGTCGGCCGCTCTTATCGGCCTTGAAAGCCGTACCAGCGCATCGGTGCTCACATCGGGAGGAGGCCGCCATGCCTAA
- a CDS encoding patatin-like phospholipase family protein yields MSEGENHSQRPYRVLSLDGGGMRGIYTAAFLDRLLAQQAARSGKAPLDLGLGFDLIVGTSTGAIVAAAAAVGVPMKEVVALYEDYGPKIFPHRIKGKLSAIFRAFTGGYFVRRGDQALREALTNVLEDVTMLDVFEKRGISLAIPAVRMSTHKAWVFKKTPKSGVRDDNYKLTDVCMASSAAPIFRSLAAIDDPGEGGGGKQIFCDGGLWANNPIMVGFTDALANAAPTQPIEIFSLGTCPRPEGEHIPAGKVHRSMLGWALGAEVAPLGISAQEFAYDNMARLLANAISDCGRTIRRVRFPNKDVPASMMAYLALDDSREEAMHRLVQQAHTDADMTRSACDDPMNSEGQLIRAMLESLPPLDPARTLRRPAEATA; encoded by the coding sequence ATGTCGGAAGGCGAAAATCACAGTCAGAGACCTTATCGCGTATTGAGCTTGGATGGGGGAGGCATGCGTGGGATATACACCGCAGCCTTTCTCGATCGCCTGCTCGCCCAACAAGCTGCGCGCAGCGGGAAAGCACCGCTGGATCTAGGCCTCGGATTCGACCTCATCGTGGGCACGAGCACAGGTGCCATCGTCGCGGCGGCGGCTGCAGTCGGTGTTCCGATGAAAGAGGTCGTCGCTCTTTACGAGGACTATGGTCCCAAGATCTTTCCGCATCGCATCAAAGGCAAGCTGAGCGCCATCTTCCGTGCGTTCACGGGAGGATATTTCGTTCGCCGCGGCGACCAAGCCTTGCGAGAGGCACTGACGAATGTCCTTGAGGACGTCACGATGCTGGATGTTTTCGAGAAGCGCGGAATTTCTCTCGCAATCCCGGCCGTTAGAATGAGCACGCACAAGGCGTGGGTGTTCAAAAAGACGCCCAAAAGCGGTGTTCGGGATGACAATTACAAGCTCACCGACGTGTGCATGGCTTCAAGCGCGGCACCGATCTTCCGCTCCCTGGCCGCCATTGACGACCCTGGCGAGGGCGGCGGGGGCAAGCAGATATTCTGCGACGGCGGCCTTTGGGCCAATAACCCGATCATGGTCGGCTTCACCGACGCGCTGGCGAATGCTGCTCCCACGCAACCGATCGAAATCTTCTCTCTCGGTACTTGCCCACGTCCTGAGGGGGAGCATATCCCCGCAGGCAAGGTTCACCGTTCAATGCTCGGCTGGGCACTTGGCGCAGAAGTTGCGCCGTTGGGAATTTCCGCCCAGGAGTTTGCCTACGATAATATGGCAAGACTGCTGGCAAACGCCATCAGCGATTGCGGCCGAACAATAAGGCGGGTGCGTTTTCCGAACAAGGACGTGCCCGCCAGCATGATGGCCTATCTAGCGCTCGATGACAGCCGAGAAGAAGCGATGCACCGGCTTGTGCAACAGGCCCACACCGACGCTGATATGACGCGGAGCGCCTGTGATGACCCCATGAACAGCGAGGGGCAATTGATCCGCGCAATGCTCGAAAGCCTCCCTCCCCTTGATCCGGCCAGGACGCTCCGGCGACCCGCCGAAGCTACTGCATAA
- a CDS encoding YafY family protein, with protein MEENNSQGRGLRWNIAQRLEFIEFRLVWEGRVNRSDIAERFGVTLQQASADLALYESTAPANIAYDRNAKTFLAARSFVPHFLREVSDRQLLQLSSIAAGLVEREDTWFGELPPVGVLPVPQRSVSTKVVRSILEAIRNKAAVEIEYQSLKRPDAIRRMVEPHALAHNGIRWHIRAWCPKNNAFRDFVLSRITGTGEFAARTVDPLFDREWFDEIELLLAPNPALSDGARRSLVKEYGMTRGRLRLVTRVALAFYLIQHLNLDLDLPPERQQLVLLNKEAVDQACKDALAACSSALAGRDAQSGSDE; from the coding sequence ATGGAAGAAAATAATTCGCAGGGTCGCGGCTTGCGATGGAATATAGCACAACGCCTTGAATTTATTGAGTTCAGGTTGGTGTGGGAGGGGCGGGTCAATCGCTCAGATATCGCCGAGCGGTTCGGGGTGACACTCCAGCAGGCATCTGCGGACCTGGCTCTTTACGAAAGCACGGCTCCAGCAAACATTGCGTATGATCGAAACGCCAAGACCTTTTTAGCGGCGCGGTCGTTTGTACCGCATTTTCTTCGGGAGGTGTCGGATCGGCAACTTCTTCAGCTTTCGTCTATTGCCGCAGGATTGGTCGAACGAGAGGATACATGGTTCGGTGAGCTTCCCCCGGTAGGGGTGCTGCCGGTCCCCCAACGCAGCGTGTCCACGAAGGTCGTTCGATCGATTCTCGAGGCGATCCGGAATAAGGCGGCGGTTGAGATCGAGTACCAGTCTTTGAAGCGGCCCGATGCAATACGCAGAATGGTCGAGCCTCATGCTCTCGCGCACAACGGGATCAGATGGCACATTAGGGCGTGGTGCCCGAAAAACAACGCCTTCCGCGATTTTGTTCTGTCGCGGATCACCGGGACAGGAGAATTCGCTGCTCGCACAGTGGACCCTCTATTCGATCGGGAATGGTTTGATGAGATAGAACTTCTTCTTGCCCCCAACCCGGCGCTTAGCGATGGTGCACGTCGGTCACTTGTCAAAGAATATGGCATGACTAGAGGGCGTCTGAGGCTCGTTACACGGGTGGCGTTGGCCTTCTATCTCATACAACATCTGAATTTGGATCTGGACCTACCGCCCGAGCGGCAACAGCTTGTGCTTTTAAATAAAGAAGCTGTCGATCAGGCTTGTAAAGATGCGTTGGCCGCATGTTCTTCCGCATTAGCGGGTCGAGATGCTCAGAGCGGAAGCGACGAATAG